DNA sequence from the Brevinematales bacterium genome:
GCGGGTGCTGCATCGTCGCGCCGACCTCGCGGCCGCGGTTTTCGAATATAAATACGTACTTGATCTTCGGGTCTTTCACAAGCGCTCCGGTACGCTCACGCCACAGGTCGACCAGTTTCCGAAGGTGAGGGAGAGTCAGACTGCTCAGGTGGGCGTTGTGATCGGGAGAGTAGAGGATAACGTCGCACTTACCGTAGCTCTCCATCGCGGGATAAAGTTCCCCGCCGATCTCGTCGGGAGTATCCGGGTCGGGACGCATGATAGGGAAATCGTTATCGTAGATAAAAACGTCGTAACCGGGGGGGACTTTTTTACCGGGGCCGGGGCAGAACGCGCACCAATCCTTCGGGAGGTCGGGGCGTTTCTGGCGGTTCGCGGATACCATCGTCCATGTCCCCAGTAACGGGTTCCATCGCAGTTCAGCCATATCAGCCCCGCTTCTTTTTCTTCAGGAACTTGTCTATCATCCCCTGAGTGACCGATTTCCGTTTGCATATCTCGCCGTAGAATTTCCCGCTCTCGCGGAGAGTGCGCCTGCGGTTGCGGGTATAGTCCACTTCGGCCAGCCCGAAGCGCGCGGACAATCCTTCGAGCCACTCGAAGTTATCGAGGGTCGACCAGTGATAGTAACGCCGGATATCGATACCGTCGTCGATCGCCCGTTTGACCTGCGCGAGATGGGAGTAGATATAGTCCGCGCGGAAAGCGTCCTCGGCGTCGCAAGTCCCGTTCTCGGTAATGAAAATGGGCATGGGGTACATCTTATAATACTTCTCGCAGACCCGGTAGATTCCCTCGGGGTAAATCTCCCCTCCGAGGTCGTTTTTCTCGCAGTCGGAGTTGTCGAGTATCTCCATGAACATCTTCGCGGGATTCCACACGAATTTAACGAAGCCGCGGGTGTAGTAGTTGATGCCCATGAAGTCCGAGAAGCGCCCGGGGTCGTAGGGAAGATCGCCGCGCAGGGGGAATATCAGTTTCCCCTCGGTCATCCCGACGACGAATATTTTCTCGAACAGGCGGTCGACTATCCCCGCCATCCGTTTGTCCCCCTTCCGTTCCGACGCGGGCTCATGGACACGGGTATGGTACGCCGCGCCGACCCTGGTTTCCCCGTCGTCGTACATCATCAGCTTCCGCATCTCGTGGATAGTCCGGTACGCGAGGGTGTGCGCGGCTATCATGTTCACCGCCCCCCGGAGGTAACTCCCGAGCTTCTTTTCGCCCGGGGGCCATATCCCCTGCAAATAGCTGAACAGGAGATACACGTTCGGCTCGTTAATAGTCACCCAGTCGGTCACGAGGTCGCCGAGATGCTGTACCATATATTTGGTGTAGTAATTGAACAGGTAGGGTGCGTCGGGATGAAGCCATCCCCCCATATCCTCGAACCACAGCGGGTTGGAGAAATGATGCAGTGTGACGAGCGGCTCGATTTTCGCCTTCCTGAGCGCGATTATCTCGTTACGGTAATGCTCCATCGCGTCCTTATCGAACTCCTCCATATCGGGCTGAATCCGGCTCCATTCGATGCTCATCCGGTAGACCTGATGATGCATCTTCTTCATTAAGCCGATATCCTCGCCGATGCGGTTCCAGTGGTCGTCCGCGACGATGCAGTGGCTGCCGTCCTTGATTTTTCCCTTCTCGCACCATCGGTACCATGAATTATTCGTATCCCCGCCCTCGATCTGGAGAGAGGCGGTCGCGCTCCCGAGAAGGAAACCCTTTGGTAAATCGAACGGTTTATACCTCATAATTCCTCCGGTTTTTTCATGAACAAACCCCCCGTCGGAATGTTACCGAGCAGGTATATTATAGAACAATGGAGGGAATTAGCAAGAGGAAAGGAGTAAAAAGTGATAAGTTGAAAGTGACAAGTTGAAAGTGAAAAGTAAAGGCAGGGAAGGGGAAATCGTGGGAGGAAAGGCAAAAACCGCCGCGGAGACACCCTTCGGCTACGTCTCCTGCGTTCGCGGAAGACACGCTCGGGGCAAGCGGAGGGCACGGAGGGGAAGGAAAAGGCAGGGGAGGAACGGCAAAGACCGCCGCGGAGGCGCGAAGGGGAGTGAAAGGCGGGGGAAAGGAAAACCGCGAATGAGAATCTTAGATACTAGATAAACCTGAGAGAAACAACATTTTTATCTTGGTAATGTTGCAGTTAGCTTGACGCTATCATAGAGAAATTCCGGCGCGAAATCAGCGTCGTTATCCCATAAAATCGACGAACCTTGAATTTTGAAACTTTTAAAGAATTCAACATTTTTTAAGGGCTCGAATATTTCCCCGAAAAGCTCCTCTTCGAGATTAATGATTCCCTCGGTTCCATCTTCATATTTTAAAAATATTTTATATTCACCGGAATATAATGCTTCGATTAAACGAGGTGTCATGATTTACTCCAAAGGTGTTATTTTTTTTAACGGCGATCTTGCTGTTGCTAATTCCCAATCTTCATGTAATTCATCCCGATGAAGTTCATACCATTCCAATACAGCTTTTAAAGCGTGACGGGGAAAAGTACCTTCAATGATCCCCGTTTCGAGTTCTATTTTAATTTCGTACTGATTATAAACCGCATGAAAATGAGGCGGTGAATGGTCTCGATAGTAAATATAAATTGCAATTCCTAAAAACCTGCAAATTTCAGGCATTTTTTTCTCCAAGATATTATATTCCTAGGGACAAAAAAATGCAAACCGATATTCTTTCATTTTTATCTCTATTTACCCGCATTTTGATACCACACGAGTACCCCGTAATGGTCGGAGACCTGCTTGAACGCGGCGTCCCAGTCCGGCGCGCCGGTGAACAAGCGCTGCGCGAGCACGGGAACGATGTTTTCCCCGATCAGGAACTGGTAGTCGATACGGGTACCGGATAAGGTGGAGTCGGCCTTCCCGCCGGGGTTCGCAATCCGGTACGCATCGGTATAATGGTACTCCTCGGTCATCTGTTTGTACCCCGGGGAGTCGAAGTTCATATTAAAGTCCCCGCAGATCAGGAAAATCCCCGGGGCGTTGGCGGAGTATTTTGTCATCTCGTTGAGCGCGGCGAGCTGGTTTGACTGCACGGCGCCCCAGCTCACATGCACCGAGAGGAAACGGAGCAGTCCGGCGCCGGGCATATCGAAATACGACATCGCCGCCATCCGGGAATCGATGCTGTTTTTCGCGGTCTGCGCGGAGATATACTGCGAATGGGGGCTTTTCATCGGGTACGACTTTTTACCGAGCACCGCGACCCCTTCCTCCCATACGCCCCACCCGTAATGCGCCCAATCCCAGAACACGTTATATTCCTTACTGAATTTCTTCTTCAGCGTATCGGTGATAATTTTCGCCATATTGTCCGAACGGATAGTCACCCCGTACCATTCCGCGGCCTTGTTGGACGACGAATGCTGGGCGCATTCCTGTAACGCCACGAAATCGGCGTCGGCTTTGGCGATCGTCTCGGCGACATACCCGAGCTTGACGAACGGGTCTTTCTCCTGGTAAGTGTGGAGGTTCATCGTCAGCACGACGAACATCCCGTCGGGCTTTTTCCCCTTCACCGGGTCGTAGGGGTAGATAATCCCGTCCTTGATCCAGACCTCGGCGAGAGCGGCGCGGTACGCGGAGGCGGCGTTATTCGACGGGTACCATTTCGCGCCGTCGATGCGGAAATAGAAGCGGAGTTCCTTGATATTGGTGACCGTGACAGTCATCCATACGCCGTCCTTTTTCATCGGCGCGGGTTCCTTGAGCCATCCGCTGTCGGCGAGGTAAATGATACCCGCGGACGCGAAGCTGTTATCGTACAGCCGGACGGTGATATCGATAAGGGGTAGTTTTTGCATAAAAGGGTCCTCTTTTTTCTGCGGTTTATCTATAGACGTATCGCCCTTAACAGGGGGATTTTCCGCTCCCGACGAGCAGGAGAGGATTAGCGTGGTCAGGAGAAATAACGGGATATTTTTCATCGATGCCTCCTTATATCGGCGCTTCGGCTTCGCTCAGCGCCCGGAAATATATTATCGCACGGGACGGGGAATTTGGCAAGGCATGGTATCGTTATTTAACGGTATCCCGGCGGCAGTCGGAGGATAAACGGGAAAAAATTATAGCAGGCGTTTCGCCATCAGGATGTCCGGTTTACCGATCCCGTTCGCGTCAGGGATAACCCCCACGATTATATAACCGTTCTTTATATAGAACTCGTACGGGTGCCCGGCGAGATTTTTTATTCCGTCGATTTCCTTCCATAGATTATCGTAGAGATTTTTCCCTGAGAGGCTTGTCCGCCCGGTTTCATCGTCGGCGCCCAGAAACAAGGTGATTCCCCCCAGGAGTTTCACCTCGGATTCCAGCCGCCGGAGTAGGGATGCTCCGATACCCTTTCCCTGATAGGGCACATCCACCACTATCGGGTGAAGCTCCCATCCGGTAATACCGTAATTCGGGCGCGCCCCCGTCCATCCGGTCAGGACATCTCCGTCGTACGCGGCGATCACCACCCTGCCGGGTTCGAGGCATGCCCGTACCGTGCGCTCCGCGGTTTTCATATCCGGCCATGAATCCGGGGAGATATCGACGAATGTTTCCATAAGGATTCGCGCCGCCGGAAGGATAAATTCACTGCCCGGAGCTGTGATTTGCAATACTTTCATATTTCACCCCCATGAAAGTTTTCATATATATTATCCAATAATACCGGATATTTGACAATAGGCGGGATGAAAAAAATCCATCGGAGAGCGGCTATTCAGATAAAAAACGGATTTTCTACTAGCAAAAGTAATAAATTTCAGCCGTTCTTAAACTATTATCCTGTACATATCGATAATTCTAATATACAATAAATGGTGAGTTTGAGGGAGTGTATGGCAGTGGCGGAAATTAAAAATGATTACCAGAAGCTGAACGCCTTTAAAGCCGAGATTGCGGAAATATTTAAGGGGACGTTCATATCCAATTCGGACGCCTTGGCTGAGAAAATATGGGAGCACTGCACGTCCCAATCGATCGACATCAGTCTCGTGGGGCTGTCGTCCGTTTATTCCGCCGAGATCAGCACTATCAAGACCAATAAACAGATCGACGAACAATGCAGCGCGGTAAACCTGTTCCTTGAAAAAATGAACATCGACCCCGCGTTTCAGGCATTCAACCGGGGCAATAAAATCGCTCTCGAAAAAGTCAATATGGAGATCGTCAAACCCAGGACGGTCGCGTTGCAGGTAAACGACAAGGGCGAAAAGATATTTATCAACGCCGCTCCCGAACTGGCGAAAACCTTCCTCGGCAGAAACGAGAAAGTACCCCAGTGCGTCGTGCTCCCGAGGAAGACGTTCCGCGAGCACCTGAAT
Encoded proteins:
- a CDS encoding GNAT family N-acetyltransferase; this encodes MKVLQITAPGSEFILPAARILMETFVDISPDSWPDMKTAERTVRACLEPGRVVIAAYDGDVLTGWTGARPNYGITGWELHPIVVDVPYQGKGIGASLLRRLESEVKLLGGITLFLGADDETGRTSLSGKNLYDNLWKEIDGIKNLAGHPYEFYIKNGYIIVGVIPDANGIGKPDILMAKRLL
- a CDS encoding glycoside hydrolase family 1 protein — protein: MRYKPFDLPKGFLLGSATASLQIEGGDTNNSWYRWCEKGKIKDGSHCIVADDHWNRIGEDIGLMKKMHHQVYRMSIEWSRIQPDMEEFDKDAMEHYRNEIIALRKAKIEPLVTLHHFSNPLWFEDMGGWLHPDAPYLFNYYTKYMVQHLGDLVTDWVTINEPNVYLLFSYLQGIWPPGEKKLGSYLRGAVNMIAAHTLAYRTIHEMRKLMMYDDGETRVGAAYHTRVHEPASERKGDKRMAGIVDRLFEKIFVVGMTEGKLIFPLRGDLPYDPGRFSDFMGINYYTRGFVKFVWNPAKMFMEILDNSDCEKNDLGGEIYPEGIYRVCEKYYKMYPMPIFITENGTCDAEDAFRADYIYSHLAQVKRAIDDGIDIRRYYHWSTLDNFEWLEGLSARFGLAEVDYTRNRRRTLRESGKFYGEICKRKSVTQGMIDKFLKKKKRG
- a CDS encoding DUF4160 domain-containing protein, with the translated sequence MPEICRFLGIAIYIYYRDHSPPHFHAVYNQYEIKIELETGIIEGTFPRHALKAVLEWYELHRDELHEDWELATARSPLKKITPLE
- a CDS encoding DUF2442 domain-containing protein, encoding MTPRLIEALYSGEYKIFLKYEDGTEGIINLEEELFGEIFEPLKNVEFFKSFKIQGSSILWDNDADFAPEFLYDSVKLTATLPR